Within Oribacterium sp. oral taxon 102, the genomic segment TGCCGTCATCTTCCCAATGAGATTCAGCTCCGGGGAAATCCCCATCGCCTTGGACATCCTGATCGCTCCCGCGCCCCTGCTGCGTCCCGCGTCATTCCGGGGCACTGTCCCGCCGCCCTTCGCATGCTGCACGAGCTCCAGCTCACGAATGCTGACCCTTGTCCGAATGATTCCTGCGGTAACATAGACCATTCCGTCCCTGTCCGGCAGCGTCGAAACCGTCGCGTTCAGGTTCATGGAGAGTACCCTCACCGTATCACCAACCCGAATATTCTTCGCAGAGAGCGGCTGTGCCGGGCCCTTGACCACCCCCGTGTTCATCGCCGCCTGTGTCGCCCGCAGCTTCTGGTTCAGCTTCGTCCGCGTCTTCTCCGCTTCGATGGTCGCCGCGCCGTTCTGCTCCTGCTTCCGGAGCTCCTTCACGATCGCATCCGCCGTTTCCTTCGCCTCCGCGAGGATCGTTGCGGCCTCCTCCCGCGCCTTTTGCAGGATTCTGTCCTTCCCCTTCTCGACGCCCTTCGAGGACTCTCTGGCACGCCGCTTGTACTCTTCAATCTCCGTCCTGTAGCGCTGTATCTCCTCGCGCTCCCGTTCTGCCGTGACGCGGCTCTCCTCAAGGCTCGCGATGACATCCTCCAGCCGGACATCCTCGGACGCAAGTCTTGCCCGCGCATCCTCGATGATATAGCCGGGAAGCCCCAGCTTCTGGGAAATCGCGAAGGCGTTGGACTTTCCCGGAACGCCGATCAGCAGCCGGTAGGTCGGGCTCAGCGTCTCCACATCGAATTCGCAGCTCGCATTCTCTACGCCCTCTGTGGAAAGTGCGTAGACCTTGATTTCCGCATAGTGGGTCGTCGCGATCGTGCGAGTCTTCATATTATGGAGGAAGTTCAGGATCGCCATCGCGAGCGCCGCGCCCTCCGTCGGGTCTGTTCCGGCGCCGAGCTCATCGAAGAGGCAGAGGCTGTGCGCGTCCGCCTGCTCCAGAATCCGAACCGTATTCGTCATATGCGCGGAGAAGGTCGAAAGACTCTGCTCGATGCTCTGCTCGTCCCCGATATCCGCGAAAATTTCCTGGAATACGCCCAGCTCCGAGCCTTCAAAGGCAGGGATGAAGAGTCCGGACTGTCCCATAAGCTGAAAGAGCCCCACCGTCTTCAGACAGACGGTTTTTCCGCCGGTGTTCGGCCCCGTAATAATCAGGAGCTCAAACGTATCCCCAAGATAAATGCTGATCGGCACGACCCGCTTCGGATCAATCAGGGGGTGGCGCCCGTCCTTGATATGGATATAGAAGCGGTCATTGAATACCGGCTGCGTTGCCTGCATCGCGTGCGAGAGCTTCGCCTTCGCAAAGCTGAAGTCCAGCTGCGCCAGCAGCCGAATGTCCCGGAGAATCTCCGCGGAATACGGAAGGAGAGCATCCGAAAGCGTCCTCAATACCTTCTCGATCTCGCGCTTCTCCTCGCTCTCCAGCTCCCGGATCTCATTGTTCAGCCTCACGACGCTCATCGGCTCGATAAACAGTGTCGCGCCGGTCGCACTCTGGTCATGCACCATCCCCGGAAAGGATGCCTTGTACTCCGCCTTGACCGGGAGACAGTAGCGTCCGTCCCGCATGGTAATGACGCCGTCCTGCAGGAGGCTGCGGGAACGGTTCAGTATGCCGGAGAGCTCTGTATGGATCTTTTCCTGAAGCTGATGTATCCTGCGCCGAACCTGATGCAGCCCCTCACTCGCATCATCAGCCAGCTCATCCTCCGAGAGGATGCAGCGCGTGAGCTCCCGGTTCACCGTCTTGAGCGGTGCAAGCTCCCGGAAATATCCGCTTAGCGCGTCCATCTCCGTCTCCTGCCCATCCACCGGGACGCCCTCCCGTTTGTTTTTGGTATAATGCTGCTCCAGCCGGACAGCGCGCGGGAGCAAACGCTGTGTTTTCTCGTCCGCATCCTCCCTGCCGTATGCCTGTGCACGTCCCGCGGCGGTCAAAAGCCCGGAGATCTGGAGGAGCTCCGGAATGCTGAGGCTTGCCGCGAGAGAAAGCCGTTGAATCGAAGCGCTCACATCCCGCACTCCGGAAAAGCTGAGGCCTCCGTACAGGCGGATCCGATTCACCGCCGCCGCCGTTTCCTCCTGCAGACTGCGAATCTCCGAAATCTCGCAGGAGGGTCGGAGCTCACGGCAAAGCCGCTTCCCCTCCTGTGAATCCGCACAGCCCTCCAGCCGCTCCAGTATCTTATTGAATTCCAGTGTTTTGAATGCCTTTGTATTCATCCTTCCCTTTTCTGCCGCCGCAAAAATGAATTACAGCACCAGCCGCGCACAGCCGTAGATCCCGGCATCATTGCCAAGCTCTGCCAGCCGAAGCTCTGCCTTCACGATAAGCAGCGGCGTGTATTCTTCATAATACCGCTTTGTCACGTTGATCAGATACTCTCCTGCCTTGGACACCCCGCCGCCGAGGACGAAAACCTCCGGATCCGCTGTCATGGATATCTGCGCCATAACGAGCCCGAGATAGCGGAGCGCCGTCTCCATCGTCTTCACTGCGAGCCGATCTCCCGCCTTCGCACAGTCGCAGACATCCTTCGCGGAGAGCTGCTCTCCGAAGGCACGCATCGCGGATTCCTCTCCGGACAGCGCGAGATTTCGCTTCGCTTCCCGTACAATGCCGGTCGCGCTCGCGACCTGCTCAAGGCAGCCATACCCTCCGCAGTTGCAGGCCTCTGTCTCCTCGTCCCGGACATGGATATGCCCGATTTCCGCAGCAGCTCCGTGTGCACCGGCGATGATCTCTCCATTCAGGATAATGCCGCCGCCGACACCGGTACCGAGTGTCACCATACAAAGATTCGAATAGCCCTTGCCGCCGCCAACCCACATTTCTCCGAGTGCCGCCACATTCGCGTCATTTCCTACCTTACAGGGAATCCTGCCGCCCAGCAGTTTCTGCATTTCCCGTGCCGGATAGCGGTTCTTCCAGCCCAGATTCACACAGACATGTACGAAGCCATCCTTCTCCACCGGTCCCGGGACACAGAGCCCAATCCCCTGGAGTTCCTCCTCCCCGATTCCCTTTTCCTCCATCTTCCCACGAAGCGATGCCGCTATATCTGTGAGGATAAACCTGCCGTCCTCCTCCTTCCGGCTCGTAATCTCCCATTTATCGAGAAGCTTTCCCGCCGTATTGAAGAGACCGCACTTCACGGTCGTTCCGCCTACATCAAAACCCACACAATACCGCATTTCTTTTCCCCTTTTTATATGAGGAAGCGCCGCCCGTTCTCCAGATCCCGGCGCTTCCCTTGTCTGCTCTGGAATAGTGTAGCCTCATTCTTTCTGTCTGTCAATTTTTTAACGCAACAATTCCGGTGTCATACGTCTGCGCACACGGGAGGCTTGCATCCCAGTGCGCAAAAGATTTCATGACACGCCCACAAAGAAGCAATCGCAGGCCATTGCCCCGAATCGCTCAAAGCCGCTGGGCTCCTGCGATCAGGGATCGCAGGCAGGCATGGAGCACGAAGCGGTTCGGAAGCAGCGCGAGAGGCTAGCGCAGACTGATATTCTCCATTCTGCCGCCACCTCCAACCATGAGACGCATACCGAAGGCATTGTCCGAGAGGATCTTCACCTCCGAAACCGGTGCCTCCAGCGTGCCCGAGAAACGTATCTTCCCCCTCCGATCATAGATACAGAGCTCCTGCTCCCGATACAGAATCGCTCTGCCGTCGTCCAGCGTGAAGCCGCTGTACGGAAAGGCGAAGAGACGTTCATAGCACTTCTGCCCATTCGTACGGTAGACGCTGAGACGATACGGCTCCGTACTTCCCTCCTGCTCCGTATCAGTGATGACCCCCACATAGTCTCCGGAATAGGCGATCGAACGGATCGCCTCCGTTGTCTCCTGCTTCGATAAAAGCGCGGGACTCGTCAGGAGCTTCGTTGAAAAAAACGCAACCCCTCCATCATAGAACGCCTGCGCCAGCGCATTCCCGGAGAAGCGAACCCGTCCGCACAGATGTCCCTTGAAATCATCCGAAAAGCCGCCGACCACACGGTTGCTTCCCGCGCTCTGTCCGACCTCGGAAAGATTGTAGAAGACCAGCCGGTTCTGCAGCACGCCATTCTCCAGATACGCAAAGGAACAGAGCAGCTCTGTCCCGTCCGGTGAAACCGCGATATCCAGCGGATAGCCGTCACCCTCCAGAATGGATTTGATGGAAATGTCCAGTGTGCCGCCTTCCTTGGTAAAAACCGTAATATAGCTCGCCTCGCGATCCTCTGTGAGTGCGTACACGACACCGGTCTCGGAGACGCTGAGCTTCGTGATCGGAAGGCTGGTCTCCGCCTGCCCTGTCGTCCCTGCCGCATTCATGATATAGATCGCATTTTTGCCCTGATCCGCGATCGCGGCGAATGTTCCGCTGATCGCGACATATGGCTCCGCCATCTCGAAGGACTGGTTCCATACGGTCTTCCCCGCGCCGTTGATATACCCCGCACCGTCCCGCGTCACACGGAGCAGCCCGTCTATGTAAGGAAAATATTCCTCATAATCCGACTGCACGCCGCCCTCCGCAAAGCTCTCCATGCTCCAGCCACGCTGTACGCTGCGAAGCTCCCTCCGGAAAAACCAATGCAGTGCAAGAAGCAGCATGAGAAGCACGAGGAACAGAAGGAGCAGCAGCACATAGCGCCCCCTGCCCTGTCGTCTCCGGGATCTCCTCTCCTGTCGGGGAAGCTCCTCCGCATTCACCATACGCCTGCGGAGCTCCTGTTTTCTGGATTCTCTGTTTCCCTCTGTCATAGCCCTCAGTCGAATAATCTTTCCGGATATACGCCCTGCGCGTGCAGCGCGCGAAGCGCCCGCTGCACTGCCGCCTTGTCCTCCTGATACGTCACTCCGAACCAGCGATCATGATCGGGCAGCACGGAGACTCTCGCCTTCCCCGCCTGCATCAGCACATCAATCTCCGCCGGAAGCAGATATTCGGATTTCAGCTCTCCCCCATGTACGCTGAGCCATGCCGGGAAATTCCGCTCCAGACTGTCCAGAAAGCCCTCGGACAGACCGAACATATTCATGGAGACGATCGCGTCCCGTCTGACCTCCACCCGCGTCCCGTCCGCCCTGCGGCCGAAAATGCCATCTCTCTCCTCCCGGATCTCATAGGTCTCATGGATAGCAGAGAGTGTCCCGTCCGCTCCGGTCTCACAGACACCGCGGTTCACTGCGCCGTTCTTCGAAAGCGTGTTCCCGACCAGAAAGCCCGCGATGCAGATATCGAAGTACGGCTTCGACTCGTCCAGCTTCTCTGTCAGATAATCATGGAGCAGCCGGAAGCCCTCTCTGCCGTAGAAGTCATCCGCATTGATGACCGCGAACGGGCTGTCAATCTGCCTTCTCACCTGAATGAGCGCGTGCGCGGTTCCCCATGGCTTCCTCCTGCCCTCCGGTACAGAGAAGCCCGCCGGAAGATCTGCAAGCTCCTGATACGCATACTCACACCGGATATGCTTTTCTACACGATTCCCGATGATCTCACGAAAATCCGCCTCGATCTCCCTGCGAATGATAAATATCACCTTATCGAAGCCTGCCTTGATCGCATCATAGACGGAATACTCCATGATGACCTCTCCGCCCGGCCCGAGCTTCGCCAGCTGCTTGATCCCTCCGCCGAAGCGGGAGCCCAGCCCCGCCGCCATGATAACCAATGCCGTTTTCTTCATATTCACTCCTTGGAGCCGCCGCTCTCATACCGCGGCTCTTCCCGCCCTAAAATAAAAGAAGGGCATACCCTCAGCCTTTGCCAAAAGTATACCCGAATCAAATACGGATGTCTAGTTCAGCGTCCAGTCTCCCTCTGCCATCACGAAATTTCTGCGAACAGAAAGCCCGTCGATCCAATGCTTCGTGAGCGCGATCGTATAGGTCTCCTGCTCCTCCGAGAAGCCGTCGTTTACCTGTGCCCAGAGTGCCTGGTGTGTCGGCCAGAGCACATACTCCGGGCTGACCGCCTGATAAAATGCCGGGCTGCCGCCATGCTGCCCATGATGCGCCATCTGGACGATATCCGCCCGAAGCGCCTCCGCCCCGCGATCCCGGAGGAGCTGCTCTGCCGCCTCATACGGGAGATCCCCGGTCACGAGCAGCGTCTTACCGCCAATCGTGATCTTATACACAATGGAGCTATTGTTTCCGGAATCCACAGAGAACTGGTATGCCTGATTCATGATCTCGATATGGATGCCTCCGATATCGAGAAGCGTTCCCGCCGGCGCATTATAGTGCACCTTCGTCTGGTCATAGTCCGCGATATCCCGGTAGATCTCCTCGATCATCGGCAGACGGTACGCTTCCTCCTCCCTTTGGTAAAAGTCCATCGGCGCGAAGCTGTGATAGATCTCCCCCATGGAAATGCCCGCGTAGTCTGAAAGCCCGCCGGATTTCTGCTGCTCCAGCATGACCGCCAGTGCGCCGACATGATCGCTGTGCGGGTGTGTCAGGAGCCAGGCATCCACCTTACCGCCGTGCGCCTTGATATAACGCGCGAGATACCCTGCGTTCGTCTTCTGCCCACCGTCCACGATGACGAGATGCCCTTTCCCATCCGAAAGCACGAGGCAGAGCTGCTGTCCCGTCTCCGTTCCCTTCAGCATCGTGATC encodes:
- a CDS encoding endonuclease MutS2, encoding MNTKAFKTLEFNKILERLEGCADSQEGKRLCRELRPSCEISEIRSLQEETAAAVNRIRLYGGLSFSGVRDVSASIQRLSLAASLSIPELLQISGLLTAAGRAQAYGREDADEKTQRLLPRAVRLEQHYTKNKREGVPVDGQETEMDALSGYFRELAPLKTVNRELTRCILSEDELADDASEGLHQVRRRIHQLQEKIHTELSGILNRSRSLLQDGVITMRDGRYCLPVKAEYKASFPGMVHDQSATGATLFIEPMSVVRLNNEIRELESEEKREIEKVLRTLSDALLPYSAEILRDIRLLAQLDFSFAKAKLSHAMQATQPVFNDRFYIHIKDGRHPLIDPKRVVPISIYLGDTFELLIITGPNTGGKTVCLKTVGLFQLMGQSGLFIPAFEGSELGVFQEIFADIGDEQSIEQSLSTFSAHMTNTVRILEQADAHSLCLFDELGAGTDPTEGAALAMAILNFLHNMKTRTIATTHYAEIKVYALSTEGVENASCEFDVETLSPTYRLLIGVPGKSNAFAISQKLGLPGYIIEDARARLASEDVRLEDVIASLEESRVTAEREREEIQRYRTEIEEYKRRARESSKGVEKGKDRILQKAREEAATILAEAKETADAIVKELRKQEQNGAATIEAEKTRTKLNQKLRATQAAMNTGVVKGPAQPLSAKNIRVGDTVRVLSMNLNATVSTLPDRDGMVYVTAGIIRTRVSIRELELVQHAKGGGTVPRNDAGRSRGAGAIRMSKAMGISPELNLIGKMTADALPELNKYLDDACLAHLPQVRIVHGRGTGALKKMVHTALKKNKYVESFRLGEYGEGSDGVTIAFFRK
- a CDS encoding ROK family glucokinase, which gives rise to MRYCVGFDVGGTTVKCGLFNTAGKLLDKWEITSRKEEDGRFILTDIAASLRGKMEEKGIGEEELQGIGLCVPGPVEKDGFVHVCVNLGWKNRYPAREMQKLLGGRIPCKVGNDANVAALGEMWVGGGKGYSNLCMVTLGTGVGGGIILNGEIIAGAHGAAAEIGHIHVRDEETEACNCGGYGCLEQVASATGIVREAKRNLALSGEESAMRAFGEQLSAKDVCDCAKAGDRLAVKTMETALRYLGLVMAQISMTADPEVFVLGGGVSKAGEYLINVTKRYYEEYTPLLIVKAELRLAELGNDAGIYGCARLVL
- a CDS encoding DUF5711 family protein, whose product is MTEGNRESRKQELRRRMVNAEELPRQERRSRRRQGRGRYVLLLLLFLVLLMLLLALHWFFRRELRSVQRGWSMESFAEGGVQSDYEEYFPYIDGLLRVTRDGAGYINGAGKTVWNQSFEMAEPYVAISGTFAAIADQGKNAIYIMNAAGTTGQAETSLPITKLSVSETGVVYALTEDREASYITVFTKEGGTLDISIKSILEGDGYPLDIAVSPDGTELLCSFAYLENGVLQNRLVFYNLSEVGQSAGSNRVVGGFSDDFKGHLCGRVRFSGNALAQAFYDGGVAFFSTKLLTSPALLSKQETTEAIRSIAYSGDYVGVITDTEQEGSTEPYRLSVYRTNGQKCYERLFAFPYSGFTLDDGRAILYREQELCIYDRRGKIRFSGTLEAPVSEVKILSDNAFGMRLMVGGGGRMENISLR
- a CDS encoding nucleotidyltransferase family protein, with the protein product MKKTALVIMAAGLGSRFGGGIKQLAKLGPGGEVIMEYSVYDAIKAGFDKVIFIIRREIEADFREIIGNRVEKHIRCEYAYQELADLPAGFSVPEGRRKPWGTAHALIQVRRQIDSPFAVINADDFYGREGFRLLHDYLTEKLDESKPYFDICIAGFLVGNTLSKNGAVNRGVCETGADGTLSAIHETYEIREERDGIFGRRADGTRVEVRRDAIVSMNMFGLSEGFLDSLERNFPAWLSVHGGELKSEYLLPAEIDVLMQAGKARVSVLPDHDRWFGVTYQEDKAAVQRALRALHAQGVYPERLFD
- a CDS encoding ComEC/Rec2 family competence protein, with protein sequence MICKTGLLAILLPVLLAGSLTFPAAAEPGTETSYVESGQTLEQASRQGLREAASTPRAENPAGVSAPFMRSYDPAAGYTVIGRAGAVQTHTESIGLSDGASITMLKGTETGQQLCLVLSDGKGHLVIVDGGQKTNAGYLARYIKAHGGKVDAWLLTHPHSDHVGALAVMLEQQKSGGLSDYAGISMGEIYHSFAPMDFYQREEEAYRLPMIEEIYRDIADYDQTKVHYNAPAGTLLDIGGIHIEIMNQAYQFSVDSGNNSSIVYKITIGGKTLLVTGDLPYEAAEQLLRDRGAEALRADIVQMAHHGQHGGSPAFYQAVSPEYVLWPTHQALWAQVNDGFSEEQETYTIALTKHWIDGLSVRRNFVMAEGDWTLN